One window of the Rufibacter radiotolerans genome contains the following:
- a CDS encoding SusD/RagB family nutrient-binding outer membrane lipoprotein, with product MKKLYILLLAGVLLGGCNNFDDDINITPNSPSAASGMQLLANAMLSLPGLGSSPQGEFMAQFLSETQYPTASLYPTGGTSYYGLYQGPLMNIEETLKSKDLSALQGPIANQLAVAKILKAYYYWHITDRWGDVPYSQALQGNANFTPAYDTQESIYNSLFVLLKEANDQIVTGNVTNDIIYNGDMTKWKKLGNTIRLLMALRLSNVNPTKGKAEFNAALADGIMASNADSFVFKHLLDANNQNYWYGEVSRGREWWALSKTLVDYLKPVDDPRLPVFGQPTKTTREYVGLPFGTTAGMPNTSAYSLLGTAIFAQNAPVYLVTYAQALFAKAEAAKLGWTAGGDAEAKTNYDLAVQNSILQWTGSTTGASALLAKPGIAYDPATALQQIGNQRYVHLFMHGFEAWAEWRRTGYPANLVPSAGNAVPTRQMYPSDEAFLNAENYKAAVQRLPGGDTLYGKVWWDKD from the coding sequence ATGAAGAAGTTATATATCTTACTCCTGGCGGGTGTGCTGCTGGGGGGCTGCAATAATTTTGACGACGATATCAACATTACGCCTAACTCACCAAGCGCGGCCTCGGGCATGCAGCTGCTGGCCAACGCCATGCTGTCATTGCCAGGGCTGGGTTCTTCGCCGCAGGGCGAGTTTATGGCGCAGTTCCTTTCTGAGACCCAATACCCAACGGCTTCCTTGTACCCAACCGGGGGCACCAGCTACTACGGGCTGTACCAGGGGCCATTGATGAACATAGAGGAAACCCTCAAGTCAAAAGATTTGAGCGCGCTCCAGGGCCCCATTGCCAACCAACTGGCGGTAGCCAAGATCCTGAAAGCCTATTACTACTGGCACATCACAGACCGCTGGGGAGACGTGCCTTATTCCCAGGCGCTTCAGGGGAACGCCAACTTCACGCCCGCCTATGATACCCAGGAGTCTATCTACAACAGCCTGTTTGTACTGCTGAAAGAGGCCAACGACCAGATTGTGACCGGAAACGTGACCAATGACATCATCTACAACGGTGACATGACCAAGTGGAAGAAGCTGGGTAACACCATTAGGTTACTGATGGCGCTTCGCCTGTCAAACGTGAACCCTACCAAAGGCAAGGCAGAATTCAACGCGGCCTTAGCCGATGGGATCATGGCCAGCAACGCCGATAGCTTCGTGTTTAAGCACCTCCTGGACGCCAACAACCAGAATTACTGGTACGGCGAGGTGAGCCGGGGCCGTGAGTGGTGGGCCTTATCCAAAACCCTGGTAGACTACCTGAAACCGGTAGACGATCCCCGCCTGCCCGTGTTTGGCCAGCCTACCAAAACCACCAGAGAATACGTGGGCCTGCCCTTCGGAACCACGGCGGGCATGCCAAATACGTCTGCTTACTCGCTGTTAGGAACGGCCATTTTTGCGCAGAACGCTCCGGTTTATCTGGTGACTTATGCCCAGGCCCTGTTTGCCAAAGCCGAGGCCGCCAAACTGGGCTGGACTGCCGGCGGGGACGCCGAGGCGAAAACCAACTATGACCTGGCGGTACAGAACTCCATCCTGCAATGGACCGGGAGCACCACCGGCGCCAGCGCCCTGTTGGCCAAACCAGGCATTGCCTATGACCCGGCCACTGCCCTGCAGCAGATTGGCAACCAGCGCTACGTGCACCTGTTCATGCACGGCTTTGAGGCCTGGGCCGAATGGAGAAGAACTGGTTACCCTGCCAACCTGGTGCCATCGGCTGGAAACGCCGTGCCCACCCGCCAGATGTACCCCTCAGACGAGGCTTTCCTGAACGCCGAAAACTACAAGGCGGCGGTGCAAAGACTGCCCGGCGGCGATACCCTTTACGGGAAAGTATGGTGGGATAAAGACTAG
- a CDS encoding 5-formyltetrahydrofolate cyclo-ligase, with the protein MALKADLRKAYLVQRRGMSEQEAEALSQDIARQFFTHFQPKAGQTVHTFLPIQHHREINTWYIIQEIWDRYPDVQVSVPISDLKDGSMSHFLLMPDTELQENRLGIPEPVNALPLPESEITTVLVPLLAFDRQGHRVGYGKGFYDRFLALLPQNSQKIGISFLPPIDRIDDVHANDLVLDAVVTPEKVWTFDVEKKGPSSEQDSEDIQEEA; encoded by the coding sequence ATGGCGCTCAAGGCTGATCTTAGAAAAGCATACCTGGTCCAGCGGCGCGGCATGTCTGAGCAAGAGGCAGAGGCGCTTAGCCAGGACATCGCACGCCAGTTTTTCACCCACTTCCAGCCGAAGGCCGGTCAGACGGTTCACACCTTTCTGCCTATTCAGCACCACCGCGAGATCAATACCTGGTATATTATACAGGAGATCTGGGACCGTTACCCAGATGTGCAGGTGTCGGTGCCTATTTCAGACCTGAAAGATGGATCCATGTCTCATTTCCTCCTTATGCCAGATACTGAACTGCAGGAGAACCGGTTGGGAATTCCGGAGCCGGTCAACGCCTTGCCGCTGCCAGAATCTGAGATAACCACCGTGCTGGTACCCCTGCTGGCGTTTGACCGGCAAGGCCACCGGGTAGGCTATGGCAAAGGATTCTATGACCGGTTTCTGGCGCTCCTGCCCCAGAACAGCCAGAAGATAGGAATCTCTTTTTTGCCGCCTATTGATCGTATTGATGACGTTCACGCCAATGACCTGGTGTTAGATGCCGTTGTTACGCCAGAAAAGGTCTGGACATTTGACGTAGAAAAGAAGGGCCCTTCTTCTGAACAAGATTCTGAAGACATCCAAGAGGAGGCCTGA
- the bshC gene encoding bacillithiol biosynthesis cysteine-adding enzyme BshC, producing MKVSCIDYSATGAFSSLVLAYLSQNDNLKPFYARFPEIGSFSELMEERHFPAAQRQVLVEELQRQYQGVEMPEAVQQNIAALAQEQTFTITTGHQLNLFTGPLYFIYKIVTAIKTAQDLQKAYPTQKFVPVYWMATEDHDFAEVNHFTLFGKTYTWETDAKGAVGRFSTDGLNELLDEMPEDYPLFEEAYTDSTTLAEATRRIVNGLFGQYGVVCVDGDNPALKQAFSAVAQQELTGQVSYKAVTQTNAELEKLFKPQVMVREINLFYLDQDLRERIVKEGDQYKVLNTDLVFTQEQILKIAQEQPEKMSPNVVLRPLYQELVLPNLAYIGGGAEVAYWFQLKGMFEAFKVPYPAVMLRNSALYITKPNAQRMEKLGLTVTELFKELPELKKRLAELLNQEEVTLEAQRTALAEAFRQVEEMAQSIDSTLVKAVGAEAQKAQNSLQLLEKKLNKAVESKNDTAYNQLANLKEKLFPGGVLQERVDNLLTYQTNNPQFVEELVAAFNPFAYCFTILQED from the coding sequence ATGAAAGTTTCCTGTATTGACTATAGCGCCACCGGTGCCTTCTCTTCCTTAGTGCTGGCCTATTTAAGCCAAAACGATAACCTGAAGCCGTTTTACGCCCGTTTTCCGGAAATTGGCTCCTTTTCAGAATTGATGGAGGAACGCCACTTCCCGGCGGCGCAACGGCAGGTACTGGTAGAAGAGCTGCAGCGGCAATACCAGGGCGTAGAGATGCCAGAGGCTGTGCAGCAGAACATTGCCGCCCTGGCGCAGGAACAGACGTTTACCATTACTACCGGGCACCAATTGAATCTTTTTACCGGTCCGCTTTACTTTATCTATAAGATTGTGACGGCCATTAAAACGGCCCAGGATCTGCAGAAAGCTTACCCGACGCAGAAGTTTGTGCCCGTGTACTGGATGGCCACAGAAGACCATGACTTCGCTGAGGTGAACCATTTCACGCTCTTCGGGAAGACCTATACCTGGGAGACTGACGCCAAAGGGGCCGTGGGCCGTTTCTCCACCGACGGGCTCAATGAATTGCTGGACGAGATGCCGGAAGATTACCCGCTTTTTGAGGAAGCCTACACCGACAGTACCACCCTGGCCGAAGCCACACGCCGCATTGTGAATGGCTTGTTTGGGCAGTACGGCGTGGTGTGCGTAGACGGCGATAACCCGGCCCTTAAGCAGGCCTTCAGCGCGGTAGCGCAGCAAGAGTTAACCGGGCAGGTAAGTTATAAGGCGGTTACCCAAACCAATGCCGAACTTGAAAAGCTCTTCAAGCCCCAGGTAATGGTGCGGGAGATCAACTTGTTTTACCTGGACCAAGACCTGCGGGAGCGCATTGTCAAAGAAGGCGACCAGTACAAGGTGCTCAACACAGACCTGGTGTTCACGCAGGAGCAGATCCTGAAAATAGCCCAGGAGCAGCCCGAGAAAATGAGCCCGAATGTGGTCTTGAGGCCTTTATACCAGGAACTGGTGCTACCAAACCTGGCCTATATTGGCGGCGGGGCCGAAGTGGCTTATTGGTTCCAGTTGAAGGGCATGTTTGAGGCGTTCAAAGTACCGTATCCGGCGGTGATGCTCCGCAACTCAGCGCTGTACATCACCAAGCCTAATGCCCAGCGCATGGAGAAGCTTGGCCTCACCGTAACCGAGCTGTTTAAGGAACTGCCAGAACTGAAAAAGCGGCTGGCGGAACTCCTGAACCAGGAAGAGGTAACCCTTGAGGCGCAACGCACGGCCCTGGCAGAGGCCTTCAGGCAGGTAGAGGAAATGGCGCAAAGCATTGATTCCACCCTGGTGAAAGCCGTGGGGGCCGAGGCCCAGAAAGCGCAGAACAGCCTGCAACTGCTGGAGAAAAAACTGAACAAGGCCGTAGAAAGCAAGAATGACACCGCTTACAACCAACTGGCCAACCTAAAGGAAAAGTTGTTCCCCGGGGGCGTGCTGCAGGAGCGGGTAGATAATCTGCTCACCTACCAGACCAACAACCCCCAGTTTGTAGAGGAACTGGTGGCGGCGTTCAATCCCTTTGCCTATTGCTTCACCATTTTACAGGAGGACTAG
- a CDS encoding SusC/RagA family TonB-linked outer membrane protein gives MKKILLLLLALVSSLSMSYAQQREISGKVTAADDGAGLPGVSVVVKGTSTGTSTDANGNFSLRVADNAAVLVLSYLGYVTREVPVAGQTSFNLTLSPDSKQLNEVVVTALGIERSERSLGYSTQQVQGENLTYTKEQNVLGSLAGKVAGVQVTGSSGASMGGTQKLVIRGVNSINGSSPPLLVIDGTPIANTNFAGDAGADFGNLGQDVNPEDIESINVLKGPAASALYGIRGQYGVIMITTKKGAKGAKKVSVELNSAFAIEKAGNFMPLQNLYGGGSKQTWNQLANGQKYVQLDVDESWGPKMDGTPARQFYSFYPQDPDFGKETPFVAHPDNIRDYYETGTNLNNGVTISGGGENTNFRLSFNDTRIQGVEPNTFLRRNNVGVSAGIDISKKLNVSTNLNIATNNAQRPTQGSEFGARYTTQWFQRNVDMNRLKNYKYDDGTFLQWNLRNPTPGSSGVVTNFKALYWNNPYFEAYENPTTDSRERLFGDVGLTYQVLPEIKLSGFVRSDMYTQNIESQIGFGGQEAVPAYSVGKYQGRQMNYEFLAQYDKEWGDFSVNANLGANLFNDRYSYLSLATVGGLSAPGFYNIEASIDRPVTASYLREKEIRSMYGMVSLGYKDTYFLDASLRNDNSSALPPKNNSYWYPSLSGSFVFSELIDWNPLSLGKLRVSYAQAGSDLQPYQTTAFYNVGTVYAGTTSVNTLSVPDNLNNPLLKPSFAHSYEAGVDFKFFNNRLGLDLTYYQQKNKNQIIPLRVSGASGYGTATVNAGLIENKGFELSLTGSPLKMEKFAWDATFNISRNRSQVVELAEGSDVYNHYSTTYSSTTSYLNSYVGQAFGVLIGQSYQRDAATGKILLGANGVPLFTAATHNFGSVMPDYTGGFQNSFRVWKFDVSAMIDYQIGGQFFSRSKMLAMRTGQAAETAAMNDRGKNVRDPVTEGGGVRVEGLYGPGVKVNGVDVSGQEAVVYVNPQTLYGTTARRIYDDWLYDASYVKLREVRLGYTLDKAMLGKLPFERVGLALISRNVAQLWQKAPKGLDPSELSSGGQSISWYESGQLSTVRSYGVNLNITF, from the coding sequence ATGAAAAAAATCTTACTTCTTTTATTGGCGTTGGTTTCCTCGCTGAGCATGAGTTATGCGCAGCAACGGGAGATCAGCGGTAAAGTGACCGCCGCAGATGATGGCGCCGGCCTGCCCGGGGTCAGCGTGGTGGTAAAAGGAACCAGCACCGGTACCTCTACCGACGCTAACGGAAACTTCAGCCTGCGGGTGGCAGATAATGCCGCGGTATTGGTGCTGAGTTACCTGGGCTATGTGACCCGTGAGGTTCCGGTGGCTGGCCAAACTTCTTTTAATTTGACCCTTTCCCCAGATAGCAAACAACTGAATGAAGTAGTGGTAACCGCCTTGGGCATAGAACGCAGTGAGCGATCACTGGGCTATTCCACCCAGCAGGTACAGGGCGAAAACCTTACCTATACCAAGGAGCAGAACGTGCTGGGTTCCCTGGCGGGTAAAGTAGCCGGGGTGCAGGTAACCGGTTCTTCGGGGGCCAGCATGGGCGGTACCCAGAAACTGGTGATACGTGGGGTGAACTCTATTAACGGGTCAAGCCCGCCTTTGCTGGTAATAGACGGTACACCCATCGCCAATACCAACTTTGCCGGTGACGCCGGTGCCGACTTCGGGAACCTGGGGCAGGACGTGAACCCAGAGGATATTGAGTCTATCAACGTGCTTAAAGGTCCGGCGGCATCTGCCCTGTACGGGATACGTGGCCAGTACGGCGTGATCATGATCACCACCAAGAAAGGCGCCAAGGGAGCCAAGAAAGTAAGCGTGGAGCTGAACTCTGCCTTCGCCATTGAGAAAGCGGGCAACTTTATGCCCTTGCAGAACCTGTACGGCGGTGGGTCAAAGCAAACCTGGAACCAACTGGCCAACGGGCAGAAATACGTGCAGCTGGACGTAGATGAAAGCTGGGGACCTAAAATGGATGGCACCCCGGCCCGCCAGTTCTACAGCTTCTACCCGCAGGACCCTGACTTTGGTAAGGAGACGCCTTTTGTGGCCCACCCAGACAACATCAGAGATTACTATGAGACCGGTACTAACCTGAACAACGGCGTGACCATTTCTGGCGGCGGCGAGAATACCAACTTCCGGTTAAGTTTCAATGACACCAGAATACAGGGAGTGGAGCCTAACACCTTTCTCAGAAGAAACAACGTGGGTGTGAGCGCCGGCATAGACATCAGCAAGAAACTGAATGTCTCTACCAACCTCAACATTGCCACCAACAACGCCCAGCGCCCTACCCAAGGCTCTGAGTTCGGGGCCCGGTACACCACGCAGTGGTTCCAACGCAACGTAGACATGAACCGCCTGAAAAACTATAAGTATGATGATGGTACTTTCCTGCAGTGGAACCTGCGCAACCCAACGCCCGGCTCCAGCGGCGTAGTCACCAATTTCAAGGCCCTTTACTGGAACAACCCGTACTTTGAAGCCTATGAAAACCCTACCACTGACAGCCGTGAGCGTCTGTTCGGGGACGTAGGCCTGACGTATCAAGTGCTGCCTGAGATTAAACTGAGCGGGTTTGTGCGATCAGACATGTACACCCAGAACATAGAGTCTCAGATTGGGTTTGGTGGTCAGGAAGCGGTGCCTGCGTACTCTGTAGGCAAATACCAGGGCCGCCAGATGAACTATGAGTTCCTGGCCCAGTATGACAAAGAGTGGGGGGATTTCTCGGTGAACGCCAACCTGGGCGCCAACCTGTTCAATGACCGGTATTCTTATCTGTCACTGGCTACGGTGGGTGGCCTTTCCGCACCCGGTTTCTACAACATTGAAGCCTCTATTGACCGCCCTGTAACGGCTTCTTACCTGCGTGAAAAAGAGATCAGGAGTATGTACGGCATGGTGTCACTGGGGTATAAAGACACGTACTTCCTGGATGCCTCTCTCCGGAATGACAACTCCTCGGCCTTGCCGCCTAAAAATAACTCGTACTGGTATCCTTCCTTGTCCGGGTCGTTTGTGTTCAGTGAGTTGATTGACTGGAACCCGCTTTCTCTGGGTAAACTTAGAGTAAGCTACGCCCAGGCCGGGTCAGACTTGCAGCCCTACCAGACCACTGCCTTCTATAACGTGGGCACCGTATACGCCGGTACCACCAGCGTGAATACCCTGTCTGTACCAGATAACCTCAACAACCCACTGCTCAAGCCGTCTTTTGCCCATTCCTATGAGGCAGGGGTAGACTTCAAGTTCTTTAACAACCGTTTAGGCCTTGACCTTACCTATTACCAGCAGAAGAACAAGAACCAGATCATTCCGCTGCGGGTGTCTGGCGCCAGCGGCTACGGAACGGCTACCGTGAACGCCGGTTTAATTGAGAACAAAGGCTTTGAGCTTTCCTTGACCGGTAGCCCGCTTAAGATGGAGAAATTTGCCTGGGACGCTACCTTCAACATCTCCAGAAACAGAAGCCAGGTAGTGGAACTGGCCGAAGGCAGCGATGTCTACAACCATTACTCTACCACCTACTCTTCTACCACCAGCTACCTGAACTCCTATGTAGGCCAGGCCTTTGGGGTGTTGATAGGTCAGTCTTACCAGCGTGATGCGGCCACCGGTAAAATATTGCTGGGCGCTAACGGCGTACCCTTGTTCACCGCCGCCACGCATAATTTCGGGAGCGTAATGCCAGACTATACCGGCGGTTTCCAGAACTCGTTCCGGGTCTGGAAGTTTGATGTCTCGGCCATGATTGACTACCAGATTGGAGGCCAGTTCTTTAGCCGGTCTAAAATGTTGGCCATGAGAACCGGTCAGGCCGCTGAAACCGCTGCCATGAATGACCGCGGCAAGAACGTGCGTGACCCTGTGACCGAAGGCGGTGGAGTGAGAGTGGAAGGCTTGTATGGGCCAGGCGTGAAAGTAAACGGCGTGGATGTAAGCGGCCAGGAAGCGGTGGTCTATGTGAATCCGCAGACGCTGTACGGTACCACCGCCAGAAGAATCTATGACGACTGGCTGTATGATGCCTCTTACGTGAAACTGAGAGAGGTACGCCTGGGCTACACCTTAGACAAAGCCATGCTGGGCAAGTTGCCTTTTGAGAGAGTAGGCCTGGCCTTGATCTCGCGCAACGTGGCACAGCTCTGGCAAAAAGCCCCTAAAGGCTTAGACCCGTCAGAACTTTCCAGCGGTGGCCAGTCTATCAGCTGGTATGAGTCTGGGCAGTTGAGCACCGTGCGCTCTTACGGGGTAAACCTTAACATTACTTTTTAA
- the rpmG gene encoding 50S ribosomal protein L33 — translation MAKKAKGNRVQVILECTEQKNSDVPGMSRYITTKNRKNTPERLEMKKFNPFMKKVTVHKEIK, via the coding sequence ATGGCAAAGAAAGCTAAAGGCAATAGAGTTCAGGTGATTTTGGAGTGCACTGAGCAGAAAAACTCCGATGTTCCTGGCATGTCTCGGTATATCACTACCAAAAACAGAAAGAACACTCCTGAGCGTTTGGAGATGAAGAAGTTCAATCCTTTCATGAAGAAAGTTACCGTTCATAAAGAAATTAAATAA
- a CDS encoding SRPBCC domain-containing protein: MKDFKKYYTLPATPEEVYIALTNPITLQIWTGEPAEMSTEPGSEFSLWEGSIVGKNLEFEENKKIVQQWYFGDQTEESIVTLKLHPHKQGCSVEVRHTNIPDEDFQDITEGWDEAYMGQLTYFFEEQ; encoded by the coding sequence ATGAAAGACTTTAAGAAATACTACACCCTGCCGGCTACGCCCGAAGAAGTATATATTGCCCTCACCAACCCCATTACCCTGCAGATCTGGACCGGCGAGCCCGCCGAGATGTCCACGGAGCCCGGCTCGGAATTCTCCCTCTGGGAAGGCAGCATTGTAGGCAAGAACCTGGAGTTTGAGGAGAACAAGAAGATTGTGCAGCAATGGTACTTCGGGGACCAAACCGAGGAATCCATCGTGACCCTGAAACTGCACCCCCACAAGCAGGGCTGCTCCGTTGAGGTACGCCATACCAATATCCCCGACGAAGATTTCCAGGACATTACCGAAGGCTGGGATGAAGCCTACATGGGCCAGCTGACCTACTTCTTTGAAGAGCAATAG
- the ftsY gene encoding signal recognition particle-docking protein FtsY, which yields MALFGFFSKDKKESLDKGLEKTKTSFFEQLSKAVVGKSTVDEEVLDELETVLVHADVGIGTTVKIIDRIEKRVARDKYVGTSDLDKILREEIMALMEENKSGISADYTLPDTGGQPYVIMVVGVNGVGKTTTIGKLASQFHKAGKKVVLGAGDTFRAAAVDQLKIWGDRVGIPVIDHGMNTDPASVAYDAVKKGVEMGADVVIIDTAGRLHTKVGLMNELTKIKRVMQKVIDAAPHEVLLVLDGSTGQNAVIQAREFTKATEVTALAVTKLDGTAKGGVIIGISDEFKIPVKYIGVGERVEDLQIFDKREFVDSLFSKK from the coding sequence ATGGCACTTTTCGGCTTCTTCAGCAAAGACAAAAAAGAATCTCTGGACAAGGGCCTTGAGAAAACCAAGACCAGCTTTTTTGAACAGCTCAGCAAAGCGGTGGTGGGTAAGTCTACCGTAGACGAAGAGGTACTAGATGAGCTGGAGACCGTGTTGGTGCACGCCGATGTAGGGATTGGGACCACCGTCAAGATTATTGACCGCATTGAGAAGCGCGTGGCCCGCGACAAGTACGTGGGCACCTCTGACCTGGACAAGATCCTCCGCGAAGAAATCATGGCTCTCATGGAAGAGAACAAAAGCGGCATCTCAGCTGACTATACTCTGCCAGACACTGGCGGACAGCCTTACGTGATCATGGTAGTGGGGGTGAACGGCGTGGGCAAGACCACCACCATTGGCAAGCTGGCCTCGCAGTTCCACAAGGCCGGTAAAAAGGTAGTGTTGGGCGCGGGCGATACGTTTAGAGCGGCGGCCGTAGACCAACTCAAGATTTGGGGCGATCGCGTGGGCATTCCCGTGATTGATCACGGCATGAATACAGACCCGGCTTCGGTGGCCTATGACGCCGTGAAGAAAGGCGTGGAGATGGGTGCCGATGTGGTGATCATTGACACCGCCGGCCGTCTCCACACCAAGGTGGGCCTCATGAACGAACTTACCAAGATCAAGCGCGTGATGCAGAAAGTGATTGACGCCGCACCGCATGAGGTGTTGTTGGTATTAGACGGCAGCACTGGCCAGAACGCCGTGATCCAGGCCCGCGAATTCACCAAAGCCACCGAAGTAACGGCCCTGGCCGTGACCAAGCTGGACGGTACTGCCAAAGGCGGCGTGATCATTGGCATCTCAGACGAGTTCAAGATTCCGGTGAAATACATTGGCGTGGGTGAGCGCGTAGAGGACCTGCAGATTTTTGACAAGCGCGAGTTTGTGGATTCTCTGTTCTCCAAGAAATAA
- a CDS encoding PH domain-containing protein, protein MGLFDALMGNASEISTENVAKEFAPILIEGERIEKAFRLIRDMFVFTNKRLILVDKQGLTGSKVDFMTIPYSSIKKFSKESAGILDLDAELKIWLTGDDVPIKKEFGKGDRINEVYQLLSTHILNKG, encoded by the coding sequence ATGGGACTATTTGACGCCCTCATGGGCAATGCTTCAGAAATATCCACCGAAAACGTGGCCAAGGAATTCGCGCCAATCCTTATTGAGGGCGAGCGCATAGAGAAAGCCTTCCGGCTGATACGGGATATGTTTGTGTTCACCAACAAGCGCCTGATCCTGGTAGACAAGCAGGGACTCACCGGCTCCAAGGTAGATTTTATGACCATCCCCTACTCCAGCATCAAGAAGTTCTCAAAGGAGAGTGCCGGCATTCTGGACCTGGACGCCGAGCTCAAGATCTGGCTCACCGGCGATGATGTGCCTATTAAAAAGGAGTTTGGGAAGGGTGACCGGATTAATGAAGTGTACCAGCTACTGAGCACGCATATCCTTAACAAAGGGTAG
- a CDS encoding DUF4295 domain-containing protein — translation MAKKVVATLKTATGKDWAKVIKAVKSPKTGAYTFREEMVPIDQVQDALKK, via the coding sequence ATGGCTAAGAAAGTAGTAGCAACCCTGAAGACCGCCACTGGTAAAGACTGGGCGAAGGTAATCAAAGCTGTTAAGTCTCCTAAGACTGGCGCGTACACCTTCAGAGAAGAGATGGTGCCTATTGACCAAGTTCAGGACGCCCTGAAAAAATAA
- the rimO gene encoding 30S ribosomal protein S12 methylthiotransferase RimO codes for MKVRSLKQDKYNVITLGCSKNLVDSEVLMGQLQANEFDVVHDSEKDDANIIIVNTCGFIDNAKQESIDTILRYADAKEAGAIDKLYVTGCLSQRYKDSLEAEIPQVDAYFGTLELPQLLKTLEANYKHELIGERLITTPKHYAYFKIAEGCNRPCSFCAIPLMRGKHVDRPMEDLVREATRLANMGTKELILIAQDLTYYGLQQYGERKLAELLQRLSDVNGIEWIRMQYAYPSQFPMDALDVMAERSNICKYLDMPLQHISDNMLKTMRRGISKRRTLELVDTIRQRVPDIALRTTLIAGHPGETQKDFEEMYQWVEESRFDRLGIFTYSHEENTHAHTLEDNVPEEVKQERADAIMELQQGISMELNEAKVGNTYKVLFDRKESGYFVGRTQYDSPEVDNEVLVPADNTYVRLGDFANVKITGSTDFDLYGEVVI; via the coding sequence GTGAAAGTAAGATCCCTTAAACAAGACAAGTACAACGTGATCACCCTAGGGTGCTCCAAAAACCTGGTAGACTCTGAGGTGCTCATGGGCCAATTGCAGGCCAATGAGTTTGACGTAGTCCATGACTCAGAGAAAGACGACGCCAACATCATCATCGTGAATACCTGCGGCTTCATTGACAACGCCAAGCAGGAATCCATTGACACCATTCTGCGCTACGCTGATGCCAAAGAGGCGGGCGCCATAGATAAACTCTACGTGACGGGCTGCCTCTCGCAGCGCTACAAAGACTCCCTGGAGGCCGAGATTCCGCAGGTAGATGCCTACTTCGGGACCCTGGAATTGCCGCAGCTGTTGAAGACCCTGGAGGCTAACTACAAGCATGAGCTTATTGGCGAACGCCTGATCACTACGCCCAAGCATTACGCCTACTTCAAGATTGCCGAGGGCTGTAACCGCCCCTGCTCGTTCTGCGCCATCCCGTTGATGCGCGGTAAGCACGTAGACCGTCCCATGGAAGATTTGGTGCGCGAAGCAACTCGCCTGGCCAACATGGGCACCAAGGAACTGATTTTGATAGCCCAGGACCTTACCTATTACGGTTTGCAGCAGTACGGTGAGCGCAAGCTAGCCGAGCTCTTACAGCGCCTCTCAGACGTAAACGGCATAGAGTGGATCAGGATGCAGTACGCCTATCCGTCACAGTTCCCTATGGATGCCCTGGATGTGATGGCCGAGCGTTCCAACATCTGCAAGTACCTGGACATGCCGTTGCAGCACATCTCAGACAACATGCTCAAGACCATGCGTCGTGGTATCTCGAAGCGTCGCACCCTGGAACTGGTAGACACCATCCGTCAGCGCGTGCCAGACATCGCTTTAAGAACCACTTTGATTGCCGGTCACCCCGGTGAGACGCAGAAGGACTTTGAGGAGATGTACCAGTGGGTGGAGGAATCACGGTTTGACCGCCTGGGTATCTTCACGTACTCGCATGAGGAAAACACCCACGCCCACACCTTGGAAGACAACGTGCCGGAGGAAGTGAAGCAAGAGCGCGCCGATGCCATCATGGAACTGCAGCAAGGCATCTCCATGGAACTCAACGAAGCCAAGGTAGGCAACACCTACAAAGTGCTGTTCGACCGGAAAGAAAGCGGGTACTTCGTGGGCCGTACCCAGTATGACTCCCCGGAAGTGGACAATGAAGTGTTGGTGCCGGCAGATAATACCTATGTACGCCTCGGCGATTTCGCCAACGTGAAAATCACCGGTTCTACAGACTTTGACCTGTACGGGGAAGTAGTGATATAA